TATGTATGAAGACTTAATACTAATTTTCAGGTGATAAGAACAGCCTGAAAAATGGCACAGAAGctttaaaaaaacaatttgaTCCTACTGGttagaatttttgttcttatgaagaaattatatcaaattcaAGTTCTATGTATCATCTATTagatcaatattttatagaacatCAACATATTCGATATAATCCCTTAAAGGGAGAATGGGTACTAGTGTCACCACATCGAATGAAACGACCCTGGGGGGGacaaattgaaacaaatatagAAGAAGATCTTCCAGATTATGACCCTCATAATCCACTTTGTCCAGGCAATGTCAGAGCTAGTGGACAGgtaatgtatttaaatactaTCCTTTAACTTTAAAACCAGAATTGCACAACTTTTCTGATACTAAATGTTCTTGTTTTCCAGATAACTccaatatatgaaaatacatattcatTTGTCAATGACTTTCCTGCATTATTGGAATCAGTTCCTAATCCATCAAAATCTGAAGATGAATTATTCCAAATGGATGCTGCTAGAGGTACTTGTAAAGTGATGTGTTTCCATCCCAAATCAAATGTAACAATAGCACTTATGAAAATTTCGGAAATTAAAGAAGTGGTTAAACGGTATGTTGGTAATACATTTAGTTTGtagtattgtaatattttatgtaataaatgtcGTTATGATTTAGCTGGATTTTTGAAATGCTTGAGTTGGGAGAAAAATGGACTTGGgtacaaatttttgaaaatcgtGGTGCTGTAATGGGCTGTAGCAATTCTCATCCTCACTGTCAAATTTGGGCTAGCTCTTTCTTACCAAATGAAGCTAAAATAAAGGATAGATACCTCaacgattattataatcgtaataaaaaaCCACTTCTTATAGATTATGTACAAAAAGAACTTTTCAAAAAAGTAAAGTACCATATTAAGAGAATTTAGATTTAAATCttcagattttttaatttgtatattttatgttgtAGGAGCGCATTGTATCAGAAAACCGAGATTGGGTAGTTTTAGTACCATTTTGGGCAGTATGGCCATATGAAACTATGGTATTGCCTAAGAAACAAGTATCTAGAATGCAAGATTTATCAGAAAGCCAACAAGAATCATTAGCAGCTACTATGAAAATACTGTGTAcaaaatatgataatttattCCATTGCTCTTTTCCTTATTCTATGGGTTGGCATGGTATGgttaaatattattggatATGTTCATTAAAAAAGGTCATGTAACTAATCacaatatttaattgattctatttgaaggAGCACCAACTGGACCATATGTAAAACAAGATTATCCTTATTGGACTTTCCATGGAATTTATTTACCTCCACTATTGCGTTCAGCAACTGTAAAGAAACATATGGTTGGCTATGAACTTCTTGCACAAGCACAAAGAGACTTAACGCCAGAACAAGCAGcagaaaaattacgaaatttatcAGATTCCCATTACAAGTATCCAGAAACCAGTTTAACTACTTCTGAGATAGAAGACTATtctaaatgaattaattcactttatataactatatatttttataaatgtacgtGTTATtcacgtatatatatttataaagatgtaatgtcaaatatgtaattatatacatgttaattttaatagtaaaaatCAATAAACATGAAAGTAATCAATTgcatacaattttatacaattaatatacagGAAATGTACAATCGATTTTCTTGCTCCAAGCATGAATGCCACCaattacatcttttatttctagaTTACTTCCCTGAAATATTTCCTGAAGACTTTTTACTGCCTTTTGTGAATCATTCCCTCTTCTGCACATAACATATACTAAAACAAATACAtacacatttattatatatttacaacttCAACATAACATATTAAGCAAAATATACTTACAACTAGCATTATCATGTTGTTTTTGTATTTCCTGTATTCTACTTCTTATTAATGTTACTGTTTCGTTGTTATTAATAtcacataatggtatatttatAGAGTTCTTTAAATGACAGATGTTAAATTCTTCGGCTGAACGTACGTCGATTAAAATATGAGCTTTCATGTCTAATTTCAATGTTGTGTTATATTCTTCCACGCTTATTCTTTCTTCCGTTCTTAATAGATTTAATTTCGGATCTTTATCATTTGCTTTTGCACCACAAAATTGTTCGTAATCAATTAATTTGTGCAGAGTTGGATGTTCGCCGCAAACGGTacagtttatatttttagcacGCAGGTTGATCTTACGAAACTTCGTTTCTAGTCCATCAAATAATAGAAGTTGACCGGATAATACATGCGGAAGATCGAGTAGTATCTTCAGTGCTTCTAATGCTTGTAAGACACCAATAGTTCCAACGACTGCAgttaaattaagtaataaatactttctgaattaaaaatattgaataaattaattaaattaattaaaaaataatacctGGGCCAAAAACACCACCATCTCCACAATTTGTTACTGTTTCTGGAGGAGGAGGTTTAGGAAATATACATCTGTAGCAAGGTccattgtaattaaatacagATAAATGACCTTCAAATTTTAATGCTGATCCAGATACTAAAGGTTTATTACTTAGAACACACGCATCATTCAATAAATAACGTGTAGCTACATTATCAGTAGCATCTACCACTACATCGTAAGGCTTTATTATGTCTAGAGCATTACTGCTATCTAGTTGAATTTTATATGGAATAACTTTAATGTCACTGTTTAAGCTAAAATTAGGAATATTTAGCTTAGATTATAAAAGTagtgatattttatatcatgaATTTTACCAtcaaataaacatttaatacATATACTTGTAAAAATCTATGCATATTATATTGATATACAAATACCGATTAAGACTTTCTGCAGCAGTATTTACTTTTGGTGTCCCAATACTTGCTTCTGCATATAATAATTGTCTATGAAGATTGTTAATCTCTACATCATCATAATCAATTATACCAATTTGTCCAACACCAGCAGATGCTAAATATAATGCTGCTGGGCATCCAAGTCCACCTGCTCCTACGATCAATATTGCGctattctttaatttaacttgacctgtaattatataatgaaaaatgttacaattgaaaataagaactttattattatttatatatcaaattaagAATACatagaacagaaaatattaaatactaaagAATAACAGATTTTTGTTACATGAAATTCAtatgattttaatttgatatatataatacattttaaaattttataaatagaatgCACCTTTAATAGCAATTTctggtaaaaatatttgcctactatatcgtaatatttctttgttattcAAACCGTAATCTTGTAAGATTTGTTTTTCGCGCCTTAAGGCAGCTAATTGAGTTTCCTTCGTGCGTAACAACTCACGcaattcaataatttcattaattaatttcttctcgctcatttttctagaaaaaaattaaaaaatgagttACTATCCTACTATAAAAGGTTAagagtaaaattaaattcaaaattttttattacaaaaaatcaCGTAGTTAGGTTATACGTACTAAAacttatttacaaaattagtGGTTAGGTTGTTATTACATAAGTAGCAAATCCTACATAAGAAATAACTCGTTATAGATAGAATTTAAACAAAGACGAGTGAAGATCATTATTCTaacctttattattttattattaatttcgaatactgtcgctttttttattactttatagtCAGTGTACACGTATCTATTTGAATAGATATATACTACACATTCTGTGTCTTGTTCTACATTTAAGATGCAAATGGCACTATGTTTTACATAATTAGTATACGTGAAAATGCTCAATTAATCTCTTAATTAACCTTTAATCCTTTCAACGTAATAgataaaatgaagaatttatcGTTTCAAGTAGTATAACAAAAATAGAGAATGTTTCCGAAACATTTTCGAATACTTATTTTTAGAGTTTAAGATAATATTCTTTTGTCCACTTTATTTAACTAGTAAAGAAAAGAAGtcaatattttcctttaatatttttggtGTTCATTGATTGTATACAGATTTGTAATAAGTAAACTAAAAACATGTGTaagcaatatttataaattaaattatgatgTCTTTCAAGCGTTCTAGTTAAACCCgtgaaatgtatattttaggTGACTACTATGACCGCGTGGTTCTGTGAGCGTCtcaaagaattaaagaagaaagaagcagTGAAATCTGGAACGGCTAAAAACAGCTagttcgttaaaaattatgatGTGTTTGGTTTCAAAGATCCTTACGAAATCTACATGTTTATTTGCACAGTGTCGTGCGCAATAAGTGCAGTACAGTCTTGGGCAAAGGTAGGAAGTTGATGATTAATGTCACGGTCAGCGAGGTTCTTACTCTTGACAAGCGCATACAAGAAAATCATGACTTTATAAGTGACAACTGGAGTATTGCTTGTGAAGAACTTTAATcgtaatatatacatacgtcaAGATGGTGGAACCAATTTTTGACTATCAATTTCGCCTGATACTTATTGGTGACAGTACAGTCGGAAAAAGTTCGTtgctgaaatattttactgaTGGGAAGTTCGCAGAGGTACGTAGCGACTCTAACCGTTTTTATCAACAATGttgataaaaatgttgattttAATCAAATCTGTTATGTTTtgttcttttatcatttttcataatatcaaATAAGTTGTACTGTAATTGATGTTGAAATCGAAGTTGAAATAGATTTTATGTCGTTGGAGTATTTCCAATTTTGCTgatctaataatatttatttagttgattgctattttttaaataaagaattcagGACAACATAAAAATGctatgatattaaatatgtttgaAGAATTTTTGTCATGCAAATGAATTAGTTCTAATAtccaaatataattattatatacattgtaCAATTAATAGCTTACTGAACAATAATAAACAAAACGGTATCTTTGATTgagatacatttttatcttttatcttgAATCTGTCATTGACTTTTATATAgagtatattttttagtaaattaaaaattataattcttttacaaTTCAACGAGTTTATACCTGATATTATTATAGGaagtatataac
Above is a genomic segment from Bombus pascuorum chromosome 9, iyBomPasc1.1, whole genome shotgun sequence containing:
- the LOC132911025 gene encoding probable galactose-1-phosphate uridylyltransferase isoform X3, which codes for MSASTEHQHIRYNPLKGEWVLVSPHRMKRPWGGQIETNIEEDLPDYDPHNPLCPGNVRASGQITPIYENTYSFVNDFPALLESVPNPSKSEDELFQMDAARGTCKVMCFHPKSNVTIALMKISEIKEVVKRWIFEMLELGEKWTWVQIFENRGAVMGCSNSHPHCQIWASSFLPNEAKIKDRYLNDYYNRNKKPLLIDYVQKELFKKERIVSENRDWVVLVPFWAVWPYETMVLPKKQVSRMQDLSESQQESLAATMKILCTKYDNLFHCSFPYSMGWHGAPTGPYVKQDYPYWTFHGIYLPPLLRSATVKKHMVGYELLAQAQRDLTPEQAAEKLRNLSDSHYKYPETSLTTSEIEDYSK
- the LOC132911025 gene encoding probable galactose-1-phosphate uridylyltransferase isoform X4, producing MKRPWGGQIETNIEEDLPDYDPHNPLCPGNVRASGQITPIYENTYSFVNDFPALLESVPNPSKSEDELFQMDAARGTCKVMCFHPKSNVTIALMKISEIKEVVKRWIFEMLELGEKWTWVQIFENRGAVMGCSNSHPHCQIWASSFLPNEAKIKDRYLNDYYNRNKKPLLIDYVQKELFKKERIVSENRDWVVLVPFWAVWPYETMVLPKKQVSRMQDLSESQQESLAATMKILCTKYDNLFHCSFPYSMGWHGAPTGPYVKQDYPYWTFHGIYLPPLLRSATVKKHMVGYELLAQAQRDLTPEQAAEKLRNLSDSHYKYPETSLTTSEIEDYSK
- the LOC132911023 gene encoding adenylyltransferase and sulfurtransferase MOCS3, whose amino-acid sequence is MSEKKLINEIIELRELLRTKETQLAALRREKQILQDYGLNNKEILRYSRQIFLPEIAIKGQVKLKNSAILIVGAGGLGCPAALYLASAGVGQIGIIDYDDVEINNLHRQLLYAEASIGTPKVNTAAESLNRLNSDIKVIPYKIQLDSSNALDIIKPYDVVVDATDNVATRYLLNDACVLSNKPLVSGSALKFEGHLSVFNYNGPCYRCIFPKPPPPETVTNCGDGGVFGPVVGTIGVLQALEALKILLDLPHVLSGQLLLFDGLETKFRKINLRAKNINCTVCGEHPTLHKLIDYEQFCGAKANDKDPKLNLLRTEERISVEEYNTTLKLDMKAHILIDVRSAEEFNICHLKNSINIPLCDINNNETVTLIRSRIQEIQKQHDNASLYVMCRRGNDSQKAVKSLQEIFQGSNLEIKDVIGGIHAWSKKIDCTFPVY
- the LOC132911025 gene encoding probable galactose-1-phosphate uridylyltransferase isoform X2; the protein is MYHLLDQYFIEHQHIRYNPLKGEWVLVSPHRMKRPWGGQIETNIEEDLPDYDPHNPLCPGNVRASGQITPIYENTYSFVNDFPALLESVPNPSKSEDELFQMDAARGTCKVMCFHPKSNVTIALMKISEIKEVVKRWIFEMLELGEKWTWVQIFENRGAVMGCSNSHPHCQIWASSFLPNEAKIKDRYLNDYYNRNKKPLLIDYVQKELFKKERIVSENRDWVVLVPFWAVWPYETMVLPKKQVSRMQDLSESQQESLAATMKILCTKYDNLFHCSFPYSMGWHGAPTGPYVKQDYPYWTFHGIYLPPLLRSATVKKHMVGYELLAQAQRDLTPEQAAEKLRNLSDSHYKYPETSLTTSEIEDYSK
- the LOC132911025 gene encoding probable galactose-1-phosphate uridylyltransferase isoform X1, which encodes MSASTGDKNSLKNGTEALKKQFDPTEHQHIRYNPLKGEWVLVSPHRMKRPWGGQIETNIEEDLPDYDPHNPLCPGNVRASGQITPIYENTYSFVNDFPALLESVPNPSKSEDELFQMDAARGTCKVMCFHPKSNVTIALMKISEIKEVVKRWIFEMLELGEKWTWVQIFENRGAVMGCSNSHPHCQIWASSFLPNEAKIKDRYLNDYYNRNKKPLLIDYVQKELFKKERIVSENRDWVVLVPFWAVWPYETMVLPKKQVSRMQDLSESQQESLAATMKILCTKYDNLFHCSFPYSMGWHGAPTGPYVKQDYPYWTFHGIYLPPLLRSATVKKHMVGYELLAQAQRDLTPEQAAEKLRNLSDSHYKYPETSLTTSEIEDYSK